A single region of the Nocardioides sp. W7 genome encodes:
- a CDS encoding tyrosine-type recombinase/integrase, with protein MRGGRPRTAIGTFGTITVTKLATGRFCASTRHRDLDGRLRRVRATDRTERLAEAELKRRLAGRRGFGSGGTLGIESSFTALADQWLSDLETRTIGEGTKDNYRDDLRLHVRPYFEHFSLAEVTTARVETFLKAEAAVSYSRAKHSRTVLNQLFGYALRKDALSRNPVEGTSPLAKPKGRVQAMSLEQVQAIRKAAAEWRTGPGVMGPKPDGQVRDACEVMLGTSVRPGEVLALRGCDVFDGRKGMVIAVRGTVVYRKGDGSFRQDHPKTDASVRMLPVPNFAADIIRVRVKMLQPDQRQWTIFHNRSGAPLSLHNFRRTFREFVTLAGLADSGITPRWYRRTGATVLARGLSVEAAAAHLGHTSTAVTEGHYIEPERAIDFVASNTLETAFRPVDPDGSLLGRTGSDDEEEMLERIDPLGDRDADDEQGEA; from the coding sequence ATGAGGGGCGGTCGCCCCCGGACTGCCATCGGCACCTTCGGGACGATCACGGTCACCAAACTGGCCACGGGCCGGTTCTGCGCCTCCACCCGTCACCGAGACCTGGACGGCCGGCTGCGCCGGGTCCGCGCGACCGACCGAACCGAACGGCTTGCCGAGGCGGAGTTGAAGCGCCGCCTCGCCGGCCGCCGCGGATTCGGGAGCGGGGGCACCCTGGGGATCGAGAGCAGCTTCACCGCACTGGCCGATCAGTGGTTGAGCGACCTGGAGACGCGCACGATCGGTGAGGGCACGAAGGACAACTACCGCGACGACCTGCGACTGCACGTGCGTCCCTACTTCGAGCACTTCAGTCTCGCCGAGGTCACGACAGCACGGGTCGAGACCTTCCTGAAGGCAGAGGCCGCGGTGTCCTATTCGCGGGCGAAGCACTCCCGCACGGTGCTGAACCAGCTCTTCGGCTACGCCCTCCGCAAGGACGCGCTGTCTCGAAACCCCGTCGAGGGGACCTCGCCGCTCGCCAAGCCGAAGGGTCGCGTCCAGGCGATGAGCTTGGAGCAGGTCCAGGCGATCCGGAAGGCCGCGGCGGAGTGGCGAACCGGGCCCGGAGTGATGGGGCCGAAACCGGACGGTCAGGTTCGTGATGCGTGTGAGGTGATGCTGGGTACCTCGGTCCGCCCGGGCGAGGTCCTGGCGCTGCGTGGCTGTGACGTCTTCGACGGCCGCAAGGGCATGGTCATCGCCGTTCGCGGCACGGTGGTGTACCGCAAGGGCGACGGGTCCTTTCGCCAGGACCACCCGAAGACGGACGCCTCGGTGCGGATGCTCCCTGTCCCCAACTTCGCCGCCGACATCATCCGAGTTCGCGTGAAGATGCTGCAGCCCGATCAGCGGCAGTGGACCATCTTCCACAACCGGAGTGGTGCGCCGCTCAGCCTCCACAACTTCCGCCGCACGTTCCGCGAGTTCGTGACACTCGCCGGCCTGGCGGACTCCGGGATCACGCCGCGGTGGTACCGGCGTACCGGGGCCACCGTCCTCGCGCGGGGATTGAGCGTCGAGGCAGCGGCGGCCCACCTGGGTCACACCTCCACCGCCGTCACCGAGGGTCACTACATCGAACCCGAGCGGGCCATCGACTTCGTCGCCTCGAACACGCTCGAGACCGCGTTCCGGCCCGTCGATCCGGACGGATCCCTGCTGGGCAGGACCGGAAGCGACGATGAAGAGGAGATGTTGGAGCGCATCGATCCCCTCGGAGACCGGGATGCTGATGACGAGCAGGGCGAGGCGTGA
- a CDS encoding helix-turn-helix domain-containing protein, translating into METSRDAAPDQTTSVVTLAQLADELSVPVKTLYDLRSKGRGPRGFRIGRQLRFRRAEVEAWLASLETDDAHRHPRRERG; encoded by the coding sequence ATGGAGACCTCCCGCGACGCCGCTCCGGACCAGACCACCTCAGTCGTCACCCTCGCCCAGCTCGCCGACGAGCTCAGCGTGCCGGTGAAGACCCTGTACGACCTGCGCAGCAAGGGACGTGGCCCTCGGGGGTTCAGGATCGGACGTCAGCTGCGCTTCCGGCGTGCCGAGGTGGAGGCCTGGCTCGCGAGCCTGGAAACCGACGACGCACACCGCCACCCGCGCCGGGAGCGGGGATGA
- a CDS encoding histidine phosphatase family protein encodes MTARRLVLLRHGQTAWNKARRVQGQLDAELDDTGRRQAAEVAPLIAELAPVVLWSSDSVRARDTAAYVAKETGLDPTYDARLREYYLAERQGLTHDEYAALAPEEFAEFRLGDFDVVPGGERAGEVADRMSAALGELLVTLAPGETAVAVSHGAAIRDAVPALLGWQAARRSSLHGLDNCGWVELDQHDAGAPLRLRAYNRVAPR; translated from the coding sequence GTGACGGCCCGGCGCCTCGTCCTGCTGCGTCACGGGCAGACCGCCTGGAACAAGGCGCGCAGGGTGCAGGGCCAGCTCGACGCCGAGCTCGACGACACCGGCCGCCGCCAGGCCGCCGAGGTCGCTCCGCTGATCGCGGAGCTGGCGCCGGTCGTCCTGTGGTCCTCCGACAGCGTCCGGGCGCGCGACACGGCGGCGTACGTCGCCAAGGAGACCGGCCTGGACCCGACGTACGACGCCCGGCTGCGGGAGTACTACCTCGCCGAGCGGCAGGGCCTCACGCACGACGAGTACGCCGCTCTCGCGCCGGAGGAGTTCGCGGAGTTCCGGCTCGGCGACTTCGACGTCGTACCGGGCGGCGAGCGTGCGGGCGAGGTCGCGGACCGGATGAGCGCCGCGCTCGGCGAGCTGCTCGTCACCCTCGCCCCGGGGGAGACCGCCGTGGCCGTCTCGCACGGCGCGGCGATCCGCGACGCGGTGCCGGCACTGCTCGGCTGGCAGGCCGCCCGGCGCAGCTCCCTGCACGGGCTCGACAACTGCGGATGGGTCGAGCTCGACCAGCACGACGCGGGCGCGCCGCTGCGGCTGCGGGCCTACAACCGGGTCGCGCCGCGCTGA
- the rsfS gene encoding ribosome silencing factor — MTATEHAQELVTAAARAASDKLATKIVAFDVSEQLAITDAFLLASASNDRQVKAIVDAVEDKLREIGAKPIRREGERDGRWVLIDYGEIVVHVQHEEEREFYALERLWRDCPTISLPADVVAHER; from the coding sequence ATGACTGCCACCGAGCACGCCCAGGAGCTGGTGACCGCGGCCGCGCGCGCCGCCTCCGACAAGCTCGCCACCAAGATCGTCGCGTTCGACGTCAGCGAGCAGCTGGCCATCACCGACGCCTTCCTGCTCGCCTCGGCCAGCAACGACCGGCAGGTCAAGGCGATCGTCGACGCGGTCGAGGACAAGCTCCGCGAGATCGGCGCGAAGCCGATCCGCCGCGAGGGCGAGCGTGACGGCCGCTGGGTCCTCATCGACTACGGCGAGATCGTCGTGCACGTCCAGCACGAGGAGGAGCGCGAGTTCTACGCCCTCGAGCGGCTGTGGCGCGACTGCCCGACCATCTCGCTGCCGGCCGACGTCGTCGCCCACGAGCGGTGA
- the nadD gene encoding nicotinate-nucleotide adenylyltransferase → MPRRVGVMGGTFDPIHHGHLVAASEVQSWFDLDEVVFVPTGDPWQKSDRHVSPAEHRYLMTVIATAANPRFTVSRVDIDRDGPTYTRDTLRDLKAAMPDAELYFITGADALTEIFTWRNPDELFELAQFVGCTRPGYTMDDAMLSALPANRVTVVEIPALAISSTDCRARSQRGEPVWYLVPDGVVQYVNKHHLYPKDS, encoded by the coding sequence GTGCCCCGCCGCGTCGGGGTCATGGGCGGCACCTTCGACCCCATCCACCACGGCCACCTGGTGGCCGCCTCCGAGGTCCAGTCCTGGTTCGACCTCGACGAGGTGGTGTTCGTCCCCACGGGCGACCCGTGGCAGAAGTCGGACCGGCACGTCTCGCCGGCCGAGCACCGCTACCTGATGACGGTCATCGCGACCGCCGCCAACCCGCGGTTCACGGTCTCGCGCGTCGACATCGACCGCGACGGTCCGACGTACACCCGCGACACGCTGCGCGACCTGAAGGCCGCGATGCCGGACGCGGAGCTCTACTTCATCACCGGCGCCGACGCGCTCACCGAGATCTTCACCTGGCGCAACCCCGACGAGCTCTTCGAGCTCGCCCAGTTCGTGGGGTGCACCCGGCCCGGGTACACCATGGACGACGCGATGCTCTCGGCCCTCCCGGCCAACCGGGTGACGGTGGTCGAGATCCCCGCCCTGGCGATCTCGTCGACCGACTGCCGGGCGCGCAGCCAGCGCGGCGAGCCGGTCTGGTACCTCGTCCCCGACGGCGTCGTCCAGTACGTCAACAAGCACCACCTCTATCCGAAGGACTCTTAG
- a CDS encoding glutamate-5-semialdehyde dehydrogenase: MTSHDPQHDVLQVAARARAASHGLALATRAQKDTALHGMAEALLARSAELLAANAEDVERAESGGTPPNIVDRLRLTPERLEGMAQGLRDVAGLPDPVGEVVRGSTLANGLELRQVRVPFGVVGMIYEARPNVTADAAGICLKSGNAVLLRGSSSARSSNAAIVAVLRDAVAAAGLEADVVQLVPGDTHDSVKELMRARGHVDVLIPRGGAGLIRSVVEESTVPVIETGVGNCHVYVDAAADLDKALAIVLNAKTHRTSVCNAAESLLVHADIAGAFLPRVVAALQEAGVTIHGDEAFASYDGVVPATEDDYATEYLSLDISAAVVASVDAAIEHIRRFSSQHTEAIVTEDQRAARRFTAAVDSAAVLVNASTRFTDGGEFGFGAEIGISTQKLHARGPMGLPEMTSTKYVVTGDGQVR; the protein is encoded by the coding sequence ATGACCTCGCACGACCCCCAGCACGACGTCCTCCAGGTCGCGGCCCGCGCCCGCGCCGCCAGCCACGGCCTCGCCCTGGCGACCCGCGCCCAGAAGGACACAGCCCTGCACGGCATGGCCGAGGCGCTGCTGGCCCGGTCCGCCGAGCTGCTGGCGGCCAACGCCGAGGACGTCGAGCGGGCCGAGTCCGGCGGCACGCCGCCCAACATCGTCGACCGGCTGCGGCTCACGCCCGAGCGACTCGAGGGCATGGCCCAGGGGCTGCGCGACGTCGCCGGCCTGCCCGATCCGGTCGGCGAGGTGGTCCGGGGCAGCACCCTGGCCAACGGCCTGGAGCTGCGCCAGGTGCGGGTGCCGTTCGGGGTCGTCGGGATGATCTACGAGGCCCGGCCCAACGTCACGGCCGACGCCGCGGGCATCTGCCTGAAGTCCGGCAACGCGGTGCTGCTGCGCGGCAGCTCCAGCGCCCGGTCCAGCAACGCCGCGATCGTCGCCGTACTCCGCGACGCCGTGGCGGCGGCCGGTCTGGAGGCCGACGTGGTGCAGCTGGTCCCCGGCGACACCCACGACAGCGTCAAGGAGCTGATGCGGGCGCGCGGGCACGTCGACGTGCTGATCCCGCGCGGGGGAGCGGGCCTGATCCGCAGCGTGGTCGAGGAGTCGACGGTGCCGGTGATCGAGACCGGGGTCGGCAACTGCCACGTGTACGTCGACGCGGCGGCTGATCTCGACAAGGCGCTCGCGATCGTCCTGAACGCCAAGACCCACCGCACCAGCGTCTGCAACGCCGCCGAGTCGCTGCTCGTGCACGCCGACATCGCCGGCGCGTTCCTCCCGCGGGTCGTCGCGGCCCTCCAGGAGGCCGGCGTGACGATCCACGGCGACGAGGCATTCGCGTCGTACGACGGGGTCGTGCCGGCGACCGAGGACGACTACGCGACGGAGTACCTCTCGCTCGACATCTCCGCGGCCGTCGTCGCCTCGGTGGACGCCGCGATCGAGCACATCCGGCGCTTCTCGAGCCAGCACACCGAGGCGATCGTGACCGAGGACCAGCGCGCGGCCCGGCGCTTCACGGCCGCCGTCGACTCCGCGGCGGTGCTGGTCAACGCCTCGACCCGGTTCACCGACGGGGGCGAGTTCGGCTTCGGCGCGGAGATCGGCATCAGCACCCAGAAGCTGCACGCGCGCGGCCCGATGGGACTGCCGGAGATGACCTCGACCAAGTACGTCGTGACCGGGGACGGGCAGGTGCGCTGA
- a CDS encoding electron transfer flavoprotein subunit alpha/FixB family protein, whose translation MSEVLVVVDHVDGAIRKPTYELLTLARRLGEASAVFFGSPDKGAEVAAKLGQFGAEKVYVVDDAQIKGYLVAPKAEALQQLVEKTSPAAVLFVSGYEGKEVAARLAIKVSSGLITDAVDIDASGLVTQSVFAGNYTVTGKVTKGTPLITVKPNSAPVEEVGAAGTVEEFAATISDGAKTAQIVAQQPRKATGRPELTEAAIVVSGGRGTGGNFEPIEGLADALGAAVGASRAAVDSGWMPHSFQVGQTGKVVSPQLYVANGISGAIQHRAGMQTSKTIVAVNKDEEAPMFELVDFGVVGDLHAVLPAATEEINKRKG comes from the coding sequence ATGTCTGAAGTTCTGGTGGTCGTCGACCACGTCGACGGCGCGATCCGCAAGCCCACCTACGAGCTGCTCACCCTGGCCCGCCGTCTCGGCGAGGCGTCCGCGGTGTTCTTCGGCTCTCCCGACAAGGGTGCCGAGGTCGCGGCCAAGCTCGGCCAGTTCGGTGCCGAGAAGGTCTACGTCGTCGACGACGCGCAGATCAAGGGCTACCTGGTGGCCCCCAAGGCCGAGGCCCTGCAGCAGCTGGTCGAGAAGACGTCGCCGGCCGCCGTGCTCTTCGTCTCCGGCTACGAGGGCAAGGAGGTCGCCGCCCGCCTGGCGATCAAGGTGTCCTCCGGCCTGATCACCGACGCCGTCGACATCGACGCGAGCGGCCTGGTCACGCAGAGCGTGTTCGCCGGCAACTACACGGTGACCGGCAAGGTCACCAAGGGCACGCCGCTGATCACGGTCAAGCCGAACTCCGCCCCGGTGGAGGAGGTGGGCGCCGCGGGCACCGTCGAGGAGTTCGCAGCGACCATCTCCGACGGTGCGAAGACCGCGCAGATCGTGGCCCAGCAGCCGCGCAAGGCGACCGGTCGTCCCGAGCTGACCGAGGCCGCGATCGTGGTCTCCGGCGGTCGGGGCACCGGCGGCAACTTCGAGCCGATCGAGGGCCTGGCCGACGCGCTGGGCGCCGCGGTCGGTGCCTCGCGTGCCGCCGTCGACTCGGGCTGGATGCCGCACAGCTTCCAGGTCGGCCAGACCGGCAAGGTGGTCTCGCCGCAGCTCTACGTCGCCAACGGCATCTCGGGTGCGATCCAGCACCGCGCGGGCATGCAGACCTCGAAGACCATCGTCGCGGTCAACAAGGACGAGGAGGCGCCGATGTTCGAGCTCGTCGACTTCGGCGTCGTCGGTGACCTGCACGCGGTCCTCCCGGCCGCCACCGAGGAGATCAACAAGCGCAAGGGCTGA
- a CDS encoding electron transfer flavoprotein subunit beta/FixA family protein: MKYVPDATADRQFESDNTVDRVGVDGLLSELDEYAVEQALQLKEKAGDDTTVTALCVGPEKGLDAVRKALQMGADQGIHVIDDAIAGSDYVGTSLVLAKAVEKAGAEKKVDLVMCGMASTDASGGVLPAMLAERLGLPQVTYASVVETQGDQVRVKRDSDTATEVIGGTLPLVLSVTDQTGEARYPSFKGIMAAKKKPLETWSLSDIGVDAGEVGLDAAWTAVEETSARPPRTAGEIVKDEDGSGATALVDFLVSKKFI; encoded by the coding sequence GTGAAGTACGTGCCCGACGCCACTGCCGACCGGCAGTTCGAGTCGGACAACACCGTTGACCGAGTAGGTGTCGACGGGCTGCTGTCCGAGCTCGACGAATACGCCGTGGAGCAGGCGCTCCAGCTGAAGGAGAAGGCCGGCGACGACACCACCGTGACCGCGCTCTGCGTGGGGCCGGAGAAGGGTCTCGACGCGGTGCGCAAGGCACTCCAGATGGGTGCCGACCAGGGCATCCACGTGATCGACGACGCGATCGCGGGCTCCGACTACGTCGGCACCTCGCTGGTGCTGGCCAAGGCCGTCGAGAAGGCCGGTGCGGAGAAGAAGGTCGACCTGGTCATGTGCGGCATGGCCTCGACGGATGCCTCGGGCGGTGTGCTGCCGGCGATGCTCGCCGAGCGGCTCGGCCTTCCGCAGGTCACCTACGCCTCGGTCGTCGAGACCCAGGGCGACCAGGTCCGCGTGAAGCGTGACTCCGACACCGCGACCGAGGTCATCGGCGGCACCCTGCCGCTGGTCCTCTCCGTGACCGACCAGACCGGCGAGGCTCGCTACCCGTCGTTCAAGGGGATCATGGCGGCGAAGAAGAAGCCGCTGGAGACCTGGTCCCTGTCCGACATCGGCGTCGACGCCGGCGAGGTCGGCCTGGACGCGGCCTGGACCGCGGTCGAGGAGACCTCGGCCCGCCCGCCGCGCACGGCCGGCGAGATCGTCAAGGACGAGGACGGGTCGGGCGCCACGGCCCTGGTCGACTTCCTCGTGTCGAAGAAGTTCATCTGA
- a CDS encoding enoyl-CoA hydratase-related protein, with product MGEHVRLEVADGVGTIRLDRPKMNAISLQVQDELRAAAAEATERDDVRAVVVYGGERVFAAGNDVKEMADMSYADMVKRSGPLQGAVTAIARIPKPVVAAVTGYALGGGCELALAADVRFAAENAVFGQPEVLLGIIPGAGGTQRLARLIGPAKAKDLIFTGRFVKADEALAIGLADKVVPAEDVYAEAVAWAAQFSGGAALALRAAKESIDRGLETDLETGLEIERQQFAALFATEDRAAGMSSFVANGPGKATFTGR from the coding sequence ATGGGTGAGCACGTCAGGCTCGAGGTCGCGGACGGCGTCGGCACGATCCGGTTGGACCGGCCGAAGATGAACGCCATCAGCCTCCAGGTGCAGGACGAGCTGCGAGCCGCGGCCGCCGAGGCGACGGAGCGCGACGACGTCCGGGCCGTCGTGGTGTACGGCGGGGAGCGGGTCTTCGCGGCCGGCAACGACGTCAAGGAGATGGCGGACATGTCCTACGCGGACATGGTCAAGCGCTCCGGCCCGCTGCAGGGCGCGGTCACCGCGATCGCCCGGATCCCGAAGCCGGTGGTCGCGGCCGTGACCGGCTACGCGCTGGGTGGCGGCTGCGAGCTCGCGCTCGCCGCCGACGTGCGCTTCGCCGCCGAGAACGCCGTCTTCGGCCAGCCCGAGGTGCTGCTCGGCATCATTCCCGGCGCCGGTGGCACCCAGCGGCTGGCCCGCCTGATCGGCCCCGCGAAGGCCAAGGACCTGATCTTCACGGGCCGCTTCGTCAAGGCCGACGAGGCCCTGGCGATCGGGCTGGCCGACAAGGTGGTGCCGGCCGAAGACGTGTACGCCGAGGCCGTGGCCTGGGCCGCACAGTTCAGCGGGGGAGCGGCCCTGGCCCTGCGTGCGGCCAAGGAGAGCATCGACCGGGGCCTCGAGACGGACCTGGAGACGGGGCTGGAGATCGAGCGCCAGCAGTTCGCGGCGCTCTTCGCCACCGAGGACCGCGCGGCGGGGATGAGCTCCTTCGTCGCGAACGGCCCCGGCAAGGCGACCTTCACCGGCCGCTGA
- the glgX gene encoding glycogen debranching protein GlgX, whose protein sequence is MSPGIWTHLGQQARVWPGRNWPLGATWSPESTNFAVYAPNATECWLCVFDDEDVETRHQFTERSLGIWHGALPAIAPGTRYGYRVDGPWDPTQGFRFNPHKLLLDPYALATSGTIRPEPPLFGYDLADPTVRDERDSAPYTARSVIVDPSFDWEGDTPMRRRWRDTVIYEAHVKGMTKLHDRVPDELRGTYAGLATPAVVDYLRDLGVTAVELLPIQQFFSEPALVQRGTTNYWGYNTISYFAPDAGYSSAGDRGEQVREFKHLVKSLHAAGIEVILDVVYNHTAEGGALGPTISFRGLDDRGFYKRVKPSIDAASGLSVFDDSYWDVTGCGNTVDSNDPLALRLILDSLRYWVTEMHVDGFRFDLMSALTRTGYDVDMNCRLLVAIGQDPVLRHVKLIAEPWDASMDGYLVGRMPPPWVEWNDQYRDEIRDFWRNHTSGIRTVATRLAGSSDLYADDGRSAYNSVNFVTAHDGFTLRDLVTYEHKHNEANGEGNRDGTDNNRAWNHGAEGETDDPALIAVRRRQAANIMATLCLSNGVPMITAGDERGRTQGGNNNAYCQDNETSWIDWRPDDAWLDVYEITKLALRLRREHPALRQRHWFEGRPTIRGGPKDLAWLHPTGREMTGDDWHDPDLRTVGMFVSGQPLRAPGPQGQQQVDKSFMVWFNSGWLPQPVHVPENDWVQAGEVVLSTDAKLPLGTTVKAGDRITVGRRTVVVLREV, encoded by the coding sequence GTGAGCCCTGGCATCTGGACGCATCTCGGTCAGCAGGCCCGGGTCTGGCCCGGCCGCAACTGGCCGCTGGGCGCGACCTGGTCACCGGAGTCGACCAACTTCGCGGTCTACGCCCCCAACGCCACCGAGTGCTGGCTGTGCGTCTTCGACGACGAGGACGTCGAGACCCGGCACCAGTTCACCGAGCGCTCCCTGGGCATCTGGCACGGTGCCCTGCCCGCCATCGCCCCGGGCACCCGCTACGGCTACCGAGTCGACGGGCCGTGGGACCCCACCCAGGGTTTCCGGTTCAACCCGCACAAGCTGCTGCTGGATCCCTACGCCCTGGCCACCTCCGGGACGATCCGCCCCGAGCCACCGCTCTTCGGCTACGACCTCGCCGACCCGACCGTGCGCGACGAGCGCGACTCCGCGCCGTACACCGCACGCAGCGTGATCGTCGACCCGTCCTTCGACTGGGAGGGCGACACCCCGATGCGCCGGCGGTGGCGCGACACCGTCATCTACGAGGCGCACGTCAAGGGCATGACCAAGCTCCACGACCGGGTTCCCGACGAGCTGCGCGGGACGTACGCCGGCCTCGCGACCCCCGCCGTCGTCGACTACCTGCGCGACCTCGGGGTGACCGCGGTCGAGCTGCTGCCGATCCAGCAGTTCTTCTCCGAGCCCGCGCTCGTCCAGCGCGGGACCACGAACTACTGGGGCTACAACACGATCAGCTACTTCGCTCCCGACGCCGGCTACTCCAGCGCCGGCGACCGGGGCGAGCAGGTCCGCGAGTTCAAGCACCTGGTCAAGTCCCTGCACGCCGCCGGCATCGAGGTGATCCTCGACGTCGTCTACAACCACACCGCCGAGGGCGGCGCGCTCGGGCCCACGATCTCCTTCCGCGGCCTCGACGACCGCGGCTTCTACAAGCGGGTCAAGCCCAGCATCGACGCCGCGAGCGGGCTGTCGGTCTTCGACGACAGCTACTGGGACGTCACCGGCTGCGGCAACACCGTCGACTCCAACGACCCGCTGGCGCTGCGGCTGATCCTCGACTCGCTGCGCTACTGGGTCACCGAGATGCACGTCGACGGCTTCCGCTTCGACCTGATGTCGGCGCTGACCCGCACGGGCTACGACGTCGACATGAACTGCCGGCTGCTGGTCGCCATCGGCCAGGACCCGGTGCTGCGGCACGTGAAGCTGATCGCCGAGCCCTGGGACGCCTCGATGGACGGCTACCTCGTCGGCCGGATGCCGCCGCCGTGGGTGGAGTGGAACGACCAGTACCGCGACGAGATCCGCGACTTCTGGCGCAACCACACCTCCGGCATCCGCACCGTAGCGACCCGGCTCGCCGGCTCCTCCGACCTGTACGCCGACGACGGCCGGTCGGCGTACAACTCGGTGAACTTCGTGACCGCGCACGACGGCTTCACGCTGCGCGACCTGGTGACCTACGAGCACAAGCACAACGAGGCCAACGGCGAGGGCAACCGCGACGGCACCGACAACAACCGGGCCTGGAACCACGGCGCCGAGGGCGAGACCGACGACCCGGCGCTGATCGCCGTGCGCCGCCGGCAGGCCGCGAACATCATGGCCACGCTGTGCCTCTCCAACGGCGTCCCGATGATCACCGCCGGTGACGAGCGCGGGCGCACGCAGGGCGGCAACAACAACGCCTACTGCCAGGACAACGAGACCTCCTGGATCGACTGGCGGCCCGACGACGCCTGGCTGGACGTCTACGAGATCACCAAGCTGGCGCTGCGACTGCGCCGCGAGCACCCCGCGCTGCGGCAGCGGCACTGGTTCGAGGGTCGGCCGACCATCCGCGGCGGACCCAAGGATCTGGCCTGGCTGCACCCCACCGGCCGGGAGATGACCGGCGACGACTGGCACGACCCCGACCTGCGGACGGTCGGCATGTTCGTCTCCGGCCAGCCGCTCCGGGCACCCGGGCCACAGGGTCAGCAGCAGGTCGACAAGTCCTTCATGGTGTGGTTCAACTCCGGCTGGCTCCCCCAGCCGGTCCACGTCCCCGAGAACGACTGGGTGCAGGCCGGCGAGGTCGTCCTCTCCACCGACGCCAAGCTCCCCCTCGGCACCACGGTCAAGGCCGGGGACCGGATCACCGTCGGCCGCCGTACCGTGGTTGTCCTGCGCGAGGTCTAG